From Candidatus Hydrogenedentota bacterium:
ACGCGACAGCGAGGGCGCGTCCGCCCTCCTGGTGGATGGCCTCCACGTTGGCGCGGAGTATGTCTGCCCGGCGCGCCGCCAGGGCCACGTTCGCGCCTTCGCGGGCAAAGGCGCGGCTGAGTTCCGCGCCAATGCCCGACGATGCGCCTGTGATGAATACTGTTTGCCCTTCGAACCTCTTTGCCAAAGTTCTTGCTCCTAGAGGGCCTTTACCCCCGCTTCCGCGCAGGCGTGGTCGTTTTCGACCGTCGAGCCCGACACGCCGATTGCGCCGATTACTTCACCGGCCGCGTTCTTGATGGGCAGTCCGCCGGGAAACGTGATGAGACCGCCGTTCGACACCTCAATGTTGTAGAGCGCGCCGCCGGGCTGGCTCAACTTTCCGATATCGCCGGTGGGCATGTCGAAGTAGCGGGCGGTCTTGG
This genomic window contains:
- a CDS encoding heme-binding protein yields the protein MVPKDFVSAQQAASKGISTPDIDLDSAMRVLKAAQEKAGAINCKMDIAVVDAGGNLKAFARMDGAWLGSIDIAIKKAKTARYFDMPTGDIGKLSQPGGALYNIEVSNGGLITFPGGLPIKNAAGEVIGAIGVSGSTVENDHACAEAGVKAL